A portion of the Coregonus clupeaformis isolate EN_2021a unplaced genomic scaffold, ASM2061545v1 scaf2492, whole genome shotgun sequence genome contains these proteins:
- the LOC121555972 gene encoding ATP synthase subunit f, mitochondrial produces the protein MADRIVPVGEKRLMDVKLGELGSWLGKRDFTPNGVLASIRNGHDRYYNKYINVKKGGIGGVAMLLVGYVALSYMWEFDHLKHDRWRKYH, from the exons ATGGCGGACAGGATAG TTCCCGTGGGTGAGAAGCGTCTGATGGATGTGAAGCTGGGAGAGCTGGGCTCGTGGCTGGGCAAGAGGGACTTCACTCCCAACGGAGTCCTCGCCAGCATCCGCAATG GTCATGACAGATATTACAACAAGTACATCAACGTGAAGAAGGGAGGTATTGGAGGCGTGGCCATGCTGCTGGTTGGATACGTGGCCCTCAGCTACATGTGGGAGTTCGACCACCTCA AGCACGACCGCTGGAGGAAGTACCACTAA